AAGCAGACCGGCGACGTCGTGTGGCGTCTCGGCCCCTACTTCGACGCGGTGCCGGGAGCGCAGCATCAGCGCATCAACTCGCATGCCGTGCCTCGCCCGCTCGACCAGATCTCCGGCCAGCACAATCCGCACCTCATCGCTGACGGCCTGCCCGGAGCGGGCAATGTCCTGATCTTCGACAACCAGGGGGGTGCGGGCTATCCGGCCGCCCCTCTCGGAATCTATGCAGGATCCCGTGTCCTCGAAGTGAATCCGACAAACAGGGAGATCGTCTGGCAGTACACCGCAGAAGACTCCGGACGGCCGACCTGGGAGTTCTTCAGCTCCTTCGTCAGCAACGCTCAGCGTCTCCCCAACGGCAACACACTGATCACCGAAGGCATGCGCGGCCGGCTGTTCCAGGTGACACCGGACGGGACGATCGTGTGGGAGTACCACAGCCCGTACCTCGGGCACGGCGTAGCGGGAGAGCCCGAGGTCGACACGCCTCGAGTGGACGGCGTCGACAGGCTCAGCCAGACAAGGCTGGTGTACCGCTCGCAGGCCGTTCCGTTCGACTGGACCCCGGTCGGCACTCGGCGTGCGACGCTGCGATCGGTGGACGGGACGATCTCCCGATGACATCTCTCACGGCGGTCGGTCGCCGGGAGGCGGTACGACGCACGGTGCCGGCCGGGGTGCGACGCGCACTCATCTCGGCGGCCTGGATCGTCGCCGGGCTCGGCGGAGTCGCCGCCGTATGGTCGACCATCGTCGCCGCCGGCGTCTTTCCGCGGGCTTTGTTCCCGAGCGTTCCCGACATCGTCACCGCGGGTCGAGATCTGTGGGATGAGGGTCTGCTGGTCGGCGATCTGTCGTCCAGTTTGCAGCGAGCCGCCGCCGGCTTCGTCCTCGGCGGAGCGACCGGATTGATGATTGCAGTCGCCACCGCTACGACGACGCTCGGTCGGAACCTGTTGCAGCCGGTCCTCCGGGTCTTGTCGCCGATTCCGACAATCGGTCTGATCCCCCTGGTAATCCTGTGGTTCGGGTTGGGGGAGACCAGCAAGATCCTGGTGATCAGTGTGGGGGTGTTCGTTCCGGTGTGGATCAACGCCCATGCCGGGATCGTGTCGACTCCGCGTGAGTACCTGCTCGCTGCGCGATGCCTCGGCGCCTCCCGCGTGCACACCCTGCGCCGGGTGATCCTGCCCGAAGCCGCACCGGACATCATCGCAGGCCTGCGGGTCGGCGCGGCGATGGCGTTTGTGCTGATCGTCGTCGCCGAGATGACCGGAACGACGGCGGGCCTCGGCTACCGGATCTCGCAGGCGCAACTCTTCTCGCAGGCCGACCGCCTCATCGTGTGCTTGTTGATCCTCGGCGTGATCGGCGCCGTGTGCGACATCGTGATCGCGGCGGCGAGCGCACCGCTCACCCGCTGGTCCATCCAGGAACGTTGACATGACGATCACCACCCGCGAATTGACTGTCCGCTTCCCCGGCACCGCCCGTGCGGCCCTGCACGAGATAGACATGACGATCCCGAAGGGTTCATTCACCGTCTTCGTAGGCGCCTCGGGCAGTGGGAAGTCCACGCTGCTTCACTCGCTCGCGGGCTTGCAAACCCCGACGTCAGGTGTTGTCCTCGACAACGACGAACAAGTGACCGGGCCCGATCCTCGACGTGGCATGGCGTTTCAACGTGACGTCCTGTTTCCCTGGATGACCGTCGCGGACAACATCGAGTTCGCACTCATCGCGGGCGGCGTTCCGCGTCCCGCGCGTGGTCGGCGCATCGCTGAACTCCTCGACGTCGTCGGGCTGTCCCCCGAGGTCAGTCGACAACGCCCGGCCGAACTGTCCGGCGGAATGCGCCAGCGCGCGGGAATCGCCCGGATGCTCGCGGCAGACCCCGACGTACTGCTCATGGACGAGCCGTTCGCGGCTCTCGACGCGCTGACCCGACTCCGAATGCAGGATCTGATCCTCGACCTGTGGGGGCAGACGGGCCGAACCGTCGTGTTCGTGACTCACGATGTCGACGAAGCCGTCCGGCTCGCCGACACGATCGTCGTCCTGCAGCGGGGCCGGATCGTCGAACGCATAGACAACCCTGTTCCCAGGCCTCGCCCCGCCGACGTACTGGCCGACCTGCCCGGATACCCCGATACCAGACGCACCCTCCATCAACTGCTCGGCGTCGCCGACCACGTCTGAAACTCAGCAGAAAGAAGCTCCCATGACCAATCGTCTTCCACGCAGGATCGTCGCCGCAGCCGCCGTCGCACTCAGCGCGGCGGGAATGCTCGCCGCGTGCT
This genomic window from Gordonia sp. PDNC005 contains:
- a CDS encoding ABC transporter permease, with translation MTSLTAVGRREAVRRTVPAGVRRALISAAWIVAGLGGVAAVWSTIVAAGVFPRALFPSVPDIVTAGRDLWDEGLLVGDLSSSLQRAAAGFVLGGATGLMIAVATATTTLGRNLLQPVLRVLSPIPTIGLIPLVILWFGLGETSKILVISVGVFVPVWINAHAGIVSTPREYLLAARCLGASRVHTLRRVILPEAAPDIIAGLRVGAAMAFVLIVVAEMTGTTAGLGYRISQAQLFSQADRLIVCLLILGVIGAVCDIVIAAASAPLTRWSIQER
- a CDS encoding ABC transporter ATP-binding protein — protein: MTITTRELTVRFPGTARAALHEIDMTIPKGSFTVFVGASGSGKSTLLHSLAGLQTPTSGVVLDNDEQVTGPDPRRGMAFQRDVLFPWMTVADNIEFALIAGGVPRPARGRRIAELLDVVGLSPEVSRQRPAELSGGMRQRAGIARMLAADPDVLLMDEPFAALDALTRLRMQDLILDLWGQTGRTVVFVTHDVDEAVRLADTIVVLQRGRIVERIDNPVPRPRPADVLADLPGYPDTRRTLHQLLGVADHV